The genomic segment TGTTATGCTTTTGATATTATTTATATAATAATTTTGATAAAATAAAATTTTACAACTAAGGATTAAAATTGGAATTATCTTTAAAAAAACTAGCAATACCTATATTTTTTGATATATTTTTGCATTTTATAACTCTTGTTATCAATACATATATGGTTTCTAAGGTTAGTATAAACCTTGTTGGTTCTATGGGTGCTGGAAATCAAGTTATGGATTTTTTTATGGCTATTTTTAGCTTTTTAAGTGTTGGGTGTTCTATAGTTGTAGCACAAGCAATAGGAGCAAAAAAATTAAAATTAGCAAGAGAAATAGTGCATACAACTATAAGTTTTAATACAATTTTAGGTATCTTTTTTGCCTGTTTTGTGTATTTTTTTGGATTTGAAATTTTAGATATTTTAAATATCCCAAATGAGTTGAGAAACGAAAGCCACACCTATCTTCATATGCTTGGCATAGCTCTTTGCTTTGATGGTATAGGTATGACACTAGCATCTATTTTAAGGGTTTATAACCGTGCTTTTTTGGTTATGCTTGTATCTTTTATAATGAATATAATAACTCTTGTTTTAAATGCTATTGTTCTTTTTGGGTTATTAGATGGATTTGATTACGGGCTTTATGGTGTTGCTGTTTCTACCATAATAGGGCGATTTGTTGGAGTTTTATTGCTTATATTTATTTTATGCAAGATAGCAAAGATAAGAGTTTATATAAGCAGATTGTTTGTTTTATCATTTGATAAATTAAAGATGATTTTAAAAATAGGTCTTCCTAGTGCCGGAGAGCATCTTCTTTGGCTTGGTCAGTATATGGTGGCTTTTTCTTTTGTCGCTAGTATGGGGGCTAATGAGCTTTCTGTTCAGACTATTTTTATGCAACTTACACTTTTATTGCTTCTTTGTGGTGCTAGTATAAGTATGGCAAATGAGGTTATTGTTGGTCGTTTGATTGGAGCTAAGGAGTTTGATAGGGCTTATACTCATACTTTTAGAGCTTTAAAAGTAGGAATTTTATTTACAATAATAGCTGTTATGATTGTTTTTGTTTTAAAAGATAAAATTATGTTTGAGTTTGGATTAAGTGATGAGCTTAAAAGTATAATGCTACCTTTGTTTTTTCTATCAATAGTTCTTGAAGTTGGTAGAACATTTAATATAGTCATAGTAAATGCACTTCGTGCTACGGGTGATGCGAATTTTCCTTTCATTACGGGGTTTATATTTATGTGGTGTGTTAGTTTACCACTTGGATATTTTTTAGGTATATATCTTAAATTTGGAATAATTGGTGTTTGGCTTGGCTTTTTGGCTGATGAGTGGCTTAGGGGTATCGTAAATACATTACATTTTAGAAGTAGAAAATGGCAATCAAAACGACTTGTGTAAATTTTTGTGATTTTGTAATAGAGCTAAAGTTTAAATCAAATGTAAAATACCTTAGGCTAAAAATAGACAATAATGCAAAAATAACTTGCTCTTTGCCATACAAAACGACAGTTAAAAGGGCTATGGAAT from the Campylobacter pinnipediorum subsp. pinnipediorum genome contains:
- a CDS encoding MATE family efflux transporter, which produces MELSLKKLAIPIFFDIFLHFITLVINTYMVSKVSINLVGSMGAGNQVMDFFMAIFSFLSVGCSIVVAQAIGAKKLKLAREIVHTTISFNTILGIFFACFVYFFGFEILDILNIPNELRNESHTYLHMLGIALCFDGIGMTLASILRVYNRAFLVMLVSFIMNIITLVLNAIVLFGLLDGFDYGLYGVAVSTIIGRFVGVLLLIFILCKIAKIRVYISRLFVLSFDKLKMILKIGLPSAGEHLLWLGQYMVAFSFVASMGANELSVQTIFMQLTLLLLLCGASISMANEVIVGRLIGAKEFDRAYTHTFRALKVGILFTIIAVMIVFVLKDKIMFEFGLSDELKSIMLPLFFLSIVLEVGRTFNIVIVNALRATGDANFPFITGFIFMWCVSLPLGYFLGIYLKFGIIGVWLGFLADEWLRGIVNTLHFRSRKWQSKRLV